A DNA window from Canis lupus familiaris isolate Mischka breed German Shepherd chromosome 10, alternate assembly UU_Cfam_GSD_1.0, whole genome shotgun sequence contains the following coding sequences:
- the LOC119873563 gene encoding olfactory receptor 6C2: MRNYTAITTFILLGLTDDPQLQILLFIFLFLTYILSVTGNLTIITLTLVNSHLKTPMYFFLRNFSFLEVSFTTVCIPRFLYSISTGDNTITYNACASQIFFVILFGATEFFLLAAMSYDRYVAICKPLHYMTIMSNRVCSLLVFCCWVSGLMIILPPLSLGLQLEFCDSNAIDHFSCDAGPLLKISCSDTWMIEQMVILVAVFALIITLVCVFLSYTYIIRTILRFPSVQQRKKAFSTCSSHMIVVSITYGSCIFIYVKPSAKEEIAINKGVSVLTTSVAPLLNPFIYTLRNKQVKQAFNDFIKKMTFHSMKLKF; the protein is encoded by the coding sequence ATGAGAAACTATACAGCAATAACAACTTTTATCCTGTTGGGACTGACAGACGACCCACAACTGCAAATCCTGCtctttatctttctatttctcaCCTACATCTTGAGCGTAACAGGGAACCTGACTATTATCACCCTCACACTGGTGAACTCCCATCTTAAAACTCCTATGTacttttttctgagaaatttctCCTTCTTAGAAGTGTCATTCACCACTGTCTGCATTCCTAGATTCCTGTATAGTATATCAACAGGGGACAATACTATTACCTACAATGCTTGTGcaagtcaaatattttttgttattctctttGGAGCAACTGAATTTTTTCTCCTGGCAGCCATGTCCTATGATCGCTATGTTGCTATCTGTAAACCACTTCATTACATGACCATCATGAGCAATAGGGTGTGTAGCTTATTAGTCTTCTGCTGTTGGGTGTCTGGCTTGATGATCATTCTCCCACCCCTTAGCTTGGGCCTCCAGCTGGAATTCTGTGACTCCAATGCCATTGATCATTTTAGCTGTGATGCAGGTCCCCTCCTGAAGATCTCATGTTCAGATACATGGATGATAGAGCAAATGGTTATTCTTGTGGCTGTATTTGCACTCATTATCACCTTAGTGTGTGTATTTCTGTCCTACACATACATCATCAGGACGATTCTGAGATTCCCCTCTgtccaacaaagaaaaaaggcctTTTCCACCTGCTCATCCCACATGATTGTAGTTTCCATCACCTATGGAAGCTGCATCTTCATCTATGTCAAGCCATCAGCAAAAGAAGAGATAGCCATAAATAAAGGTGTTTCGGTGCTCACTACTTCTGTTGCACCCTTGTTGAACCCCTTCATTTACACCTTGAGAAATAAGCAAGTGAAACAAGCTTTTAATGACTTCATAAAGAAGATGACATTTCACTCAATGAAACTGAAGTTTTGA